One window of the Thermoplasmata archaeon genome contains the following:
- a CDS encoding DUF531 family protein produces MQRTILLSASGCLIKLGFENLYLCLRVVCDVQGRLTLGLYNSYGTKFHEVHRRAVTRALALCTGFDCNLALFGFPLPPEAETPKEISEFLADKTTISTKDALMKLSSEGRFHLFPFPDRGFPPQLGMVVVTTQHPEEKKAVSAAFIANALLNGKSVCLVFGLGHRGLGKVEEIAEYHFEVTGRNVGLETCTALGAVVGVVSATLKCMRRE; encoded by the coding sequence ATGCAAAGAACTATCTTGCTAAGTGCAAGCGGGTGCTTGATAAAGTTGGGATTTGAAAATCTTTATCTTTGTTTGAGGGTTGTGTGTGATGTGCAAGGCAGATTGACGCTCGGGCTTTACAATTCGTATGGAACTAAATTTCATGAGGTGCATAGAAGAGCAGTAACAAGAGCATTGGCACTCTGCACGGGCTTTGATTGTAACCTTGCGCTCTTCGGTTTTCCATTGCCCCCAGAGGCAGAAACTCCGAAGGAAATTTCCGAGTTTCTGGCAGATAAAACTACAATTTCAACGAAGGATGCTTTGATGAAGCTATCTAGTGAGGGCAGGTTCCATCTTTTCCCTTTTCCCGATAGGGGCTTTCCCCCGCAGCTTGGCATGGTTGTGGTGACTACCCAGCACCCTGAGGAAAAAAAAGCAGTGAGTGCAGCGTTCATTGCCAATGCGTTGCTCAATGGAAAATCTGTTTGCCTCGTTTTCGGGCTTGGACACCGAGGTTTAGGGAAGGTTGAGGAGATTGCGGAGTATCATTTCGAAGTAACTGGCAGGAATGTGGGGCTTGAGACCTGCACTGCACTCGGTGCTGTCGTGGGT